The Micromonospora sp. Llam0 genome includes a window with the following:
- a CDS encoding FAD-binding oxidoreductase codes for MTDEERKFERRTFLAGAAGAGGVALAGAALPGTAHAHGNGESIALVAPVTPADPQYPDLVMGLNNRWTATPDSVYVVDSPNQVAPIVRRAVRRGTKLTVRGGGHGFEDFVYNSEVETIIDMTNMNRIYYDARMKAVAVEAGAILLDVYEKLYQTWGVTLPGGVCYSVGMGGHVAGGGWGWLVRRNGLIVDHLYAVEVVTVNAAGRVNTIIATRDRRDPHRDLWWAHTGGGGGNFGVVTRYFFRSPGAHGRAPSQLLPKPPSKVLSSFALWSWSTMTEADYIRLLQNYASWHVANISPDSPTREVTSLIQSFHRSNGEIHMYAFVDSAVPNAQQMLDSYLAHLQNGVTPAVFAAQSTMPWLQFCKLTGTTNTLNNDPTLRGEYKSAFMKNTFTTAQAAAIYRAMTRSDINNPNLNIVISPYGGRTAAVPNAATAIPHREAAYKLLWQAQWANPADDAANIAWARETYRDTFADTGGVPVPNDQTDGCYVNYPDADLSDPAWNGSAFAWHDLYYKENYRRLQAVKKAYDPRNFFNHRQSVELPS; via the coding sequence ATGACTGACGAAGAGCGGAAGTTTGAACGGCGTACGTTCCTTGCCGGTGCGGCAGGGGCCGGAGGCGTCGCCCTGGCCGGCGCCGCATTGCCCGGCACGGCACACGCGCACGGAAATGGGGAGTCGATTGCGCTGGTAGCGCCCGTCACCCCGGCTGATCCCCAATACCCCGACCTCGTGATGGGCTTGAACAACCGGTGGACTGCGACGCCCGATTCGGTGTACGTGGTGGATTCCCCGAACCAGGTTGCCCCGATCGTCCGACGCGCGGTGCGTCGCGGAACCAAGCTGACCGTCCGAGGCGGCGGTCACGGTTTCGAAGACTTTGTCTACAACAGCGAAGTCGAAACGATCATCGACATGACGAACATGAACCGGATCTACTACGACGCGAGGATGAAAGCTGTCGCGGTGGAGGCCGGCGCCATTCTGCTCGACGTCTACGAGAAGCTTTACCAGACCTGGGGCGTCACGCTACCTGGTGGCGTCTGCTACTCCGTCGGGATGGGCGGCCACGTCGCCGGCGGTGGCTGGGGCTGGCTCGTCCGCCGCAACGGACTGATCGTCGATCACCTGTACGCCGTCGAGGTGGTCACGGTCAACGCCGCCGGCAGGGTGAACACGATCATCGCCACCCGGGACAGGCGGGACCCGCACCGCGATCTGTGGTGGGCCCACACCGGTGGCGGCGGTGGGAACTTCGGCGTCGTCACCCGCTACTTCTTCCGCTCACCGGGGGCCCACGGCCGAGCCCCGTCGCAGCTCCTGCCGAAACCACCGTCCAAGGTGCTGTCCAGCTTCGCTCTGTGGAGCTGGAGCACCATGACCGAGGCCGACTACATCCGCCTGCTCCAGAACTACGCCAGCTGGCATGTCGCGAACATCTCCCCGGACAGCCCCACCCGCGAGGTAACGAGTCTGATCCAGTCGTTCCACCGGTCCAACGGCGAAATTCACATGTACGCCTTCGTTGATTCCGCCGTGCCGAACGCGCAACAGATGCTGGACAGCTACCTGGCCCACCTGCAGAACGGTGTGACGCCGGCCGTGTTCGCCGCGCAGAGCACCATGCCATGGCTGCAGTTCTGCAAGCTCACCGGTACCACCAACACGCTGAACAACGACCCGACGCTACGCGGTGAGTACAAGTCCGCGTTCATGAAAAACACCTTCACCACGGCTCAGGCCGCCGCGATCTACCGGGCGATGACTAGGTCGGACATCAACAATCCGAATCTGAACATCGTCATCAGCCCGTACGGCGGCAGGACTGCGGCAGTCCCCAACGCCGCGACGGCGATTCCCCACCGGGAGGCCGCCTACAAGCTGCTCTGGCAGGCGCAGTGGGCCAATCCGGCGGACGATGCGGCGAACATCGCGTGGGCCCGGGAGACCTACCGGGACACCTTCGCGGACACCGGTGGCGTACCCGTACCGAACGACCAGACCGACGGCTGCTACGTCAACTATCCGGACGCCGACCTGAGCGATCCGGCCTGGAACGGGTCGGCCTTCGCCTGGCACGACCTCTACTACAAGGAGAACTACCGGCGGCTGCAGGCGGTGAAGAAGGCCTACGACCCGCGGAACTTCTTCAACCACCGCCAGTCGGTCGAGCTCCCGTCCTGA
- a CDS encoding alpha/beta fold hydrolase encodes MIVGGITALAVTIGSVGVAVAHGENGATDATAARGGHAQREPVVGRAIFDRTFRHGLVHTDGGKVHYVKGGSGPALVLLHGWPETWWGWHLVMPELAKTHTVIAFDLPGLGYSAIPRDGYDQKTTAARLHQAVNRLGYREVKVMGHDMGVLVGYAWARDYPREVTRLAVLDSPLLGFGLEDAYPLSFHFKLNMAPSPVPEKIVDNSDVATYLNYVFEFAAVPDAIDRDSHIRAYLHPARRSAGYNYYRAWPENAEDTKAHAESKRLTEPVLAMGAEFVFGLGVAASFEQVAEDVRGVVAPGAGHWIQEETPEFLIDCANLFFGPEGVPAPTESLSSCVA; translated from the coding sequence ATGATCGTCGGAGGGATCACCGCCCTGGCGGTCACCATCGGTAGCGTCGGGGTCGCGGTGGCTCATGGCGAGAACGGCGCCACAGACGCCACCGCAGCGCGAGGTGGGCACGCCCAGCGCGAGCCGGTCGTCGGTCGCGCGATCTTCGACCGGACCTTCCGCCACGGTCTGGTCCACACCGACGGCGGCAAGGTGCACTATGTCAAGGGCGGTTCCGGGCCGGCTCTCGTGCTGCTGCACGGCTGGCCCGAGACCTGGTGGGGTTGGCATCTGGTGATGCCCGAGCTGGCCAAGACGCACACCGTGATCGCGTTCGACCTGCCCGGCCTCGGCTACTCCGCGATCCCGCGGGACGGCTACGACCAGAAGACCACGGCCGCACGTCTGCACCAGGCGGTGAACCGGCTCGGGTACCGCGAGGTGAAGGTCATGGGGCACGACATGGGCGTGCTGGTCGGCTATGCCTGGGCCCGGGACTATCCCCGGGAGGTGACCCGCCTGGCGGTGCTCGACTCGCCGCTGCTGGGCTTCGGCCTGGAGGACGCGTACCCGCTCAGCTTCCACTTCAAGCTCAACATGGCGCCGTCGCCGGTTCCGGAGAAGATCGTGGACAACAGCGACGTCGCCACCTACCTGAACTACGTCTTCGAGTTCGCGGCGGTCCCCGACGCGATCGACCGCGACAGCCACATCCGCGCCTACCTGCACCCGGCCCGGCGCAGCGCCGGCTACAACTACTACCGGGCGTGGCCGGAGAACGCGGAGGACACCAAGGCCCACGCCGAGTCCAAGCGCCTGACCGAGCCGGTGCTCGCGATGGGTGCCGAGTTCGTCTTCGGGCTCGGTGTCGCGGCGTCGTTCGAGCAGGTGGCCGAGGACGTTCGTGGGGTCGTGGCCCCCGGCGCCGGCCACTGGATTCAGGAGGAGACCCCGGAGTTCCTGATCGACTGCGCCAACCTCTTCTTCGGGCCTGAGGGCGTGCCCGCGCCCACCGAGTCGCTCTCGAGCTGCGTCGCCTGA
- a CDS encoding PPOX class F420-dependent oxidoreductase, which produces MKAEQATAFLRANHRAVMVTRHPDGRPQTSPVLVAVDDAGRVLVSTREGAVKVRNLLRDPRVTFCVTADRFFGDWVQIDGHAEVVRLPEALDVLVDYYRRVSGEHSDWDDYRAAMQRDRRVVVRVAITHAGPDVHG; this is translated from the coding sequence ATGAAGGCCGAACAGGCGACGGCGTTCCTGCGGGCGAATCATCGGGCGGTGATGGTGACCCGGCATCCGGACGGCCGGCCGCAGACCAGTCCGGTGCTGGTCGCGGTCGACGACGCCGGCCGAGTGCTGGTCAGCACCAGGGAAGGTGCGGTCAAGGTCCGCAACCTGCTGCGCGACCCACGGGTCACGTTCTGCGTGACCGCGGACCGGTTCTTCGGCGACTGGGTGCAGATCGACGGGCATGCGGAGGTGGTACGGCTGCCCGAAGCACTCGACGTGCTGGTCGACTACTACCGGCGGGTCTCCGGGGAGCATTCCGACTGGGACGACTACCGGGCCGCGATGCAACGCGACCGGCGGGTGGTTGTCCGGGTGGCCATCACGCACGCCGGCCCGGACGTGCACGGGTGA
- a CDS encoding alpha/beta hydrolase, producing MQPDILGLPYEQQVIELDPDDEGPVVATLVRRRADRPAGRAVLYLHGFVDYFFQTHLADHFVRGGWDFYALDLRKYGRSLLPHQTPNFCRDLSDYFPELDAAARIIREQDGNETMLVNGHSTGGLIAAIWADARASQGIAPDGLFLNSPFFDLNAPWLLRRPVAAAICRLTGRSPYRVVPVGLSRVYGRSVHASQNGEWDYDLEWKPLTGFPVRAGWLTAIRRAQRRLRAGLHITAPVLLACSSRSYRSHSWHDSATLADAVLDVEHMARWAPRLGRHVTVVRIDGGLHDLTLSHQPARDELFSELDRWLRGYFTTEPLGPDPGQPVEAQRPVDRGLPETD from the coding sequence GTGCAGCCTGACATCCTCGGACTCCCGTACGAGCAGCAGGTCATCGAGCTGGACCCAGACGACGAGGGTCCGGTCGTCGCGACCCTGGTCCGCCGCCGGGCGGACCGCCCGGCCGGGCGGGCGGTGCTCTACCTGCACGGCTTCGTCGACTACTTCTTCCAGACCCATCTGGCCGACCACTTCGTCCGTGGCGGCTGGGACTTCTACGCCCTCGACCTGCGCAAGTACGGCCGGAGCCTGCTGCCGCACCAGACCCCGAACTTCTGCCGCGACCTCAGCGACTACTTCCCGGAGCTGGACGCCGCCGCCCGGATCATCCGCGAGCAGGACGGCAACGAGACGATGCTGGTCAACGGCCACTCCACCGGTGGGCTGATCGCCGCGATCTGGGCCGACGCGCGGGCCAGCCAGGGCATCGCACCGGACGGGTTGTTCCTGAACAGCCCGTTCTTCGACCTCAACGCACCGTGGCTGCTCCGCCGGCCGGTCGCAGCGGCCATCTGCCGTCTCACCGGCCGCTCGCCCTACCGCGTCGTCCCGGTCGGGCTCTCCCGGGTGTACGGGCGGAGCGTGCACGCCTCCCAGAACGGAGAATGGGACTACGACCTGGAGTGGAAGCCGCTCACCGGGTTTCCGGTGCGGGCCGGTTGGCTGACCGCGATCCGCCGCGCCCAACGGCGGCTGCGTGCCGGACTGCACATCACCGCGCCGGTCCTGCTGGCCTGTTCCTCCCGGTCCTACCGCAGCCACAGCTGGCACGATTCGGCTACCCTGGCCGACGCGGTACTCGACGTCGAGCACATGGCCCGGTGGGCCCCCCGGCTCGGCCGGCACGTCACCGTGGTCCGCATCGACGGCGGCCTGCACGACCTGACCCTGTCCCACCAGCCGGCCCGCGACGAGCTGTTCAGCGAGCTGGACCGCTGGCTGCGCGGCTACTTCACCACCGAGCCG
- a CDS encoding SRPBCC domain-containing protein, with amino-acid sequence MTGPSYTTEFSVDQSPKDAYEAITNPQGWWSAEIEGSAAKAGDEFRYHYEDLHRCTIRVTESVPGEKVTWHVVDNYFSFVKDSSEWVDTTMTFDISEEGGKTKVVFTHHGLVPEFECYNACQEGWGNYINGSLKDLIGKGQGAPNATGQAQTTAEVELGSASR; translated from the coding sequence ATGACCGGGCCGAGTTACACCACCGAGTTCTCCGTGGACCAGTCCCCGAAGGACGCATACGAGGCCATCACCAATCCGCAGGGGTGGTGGTCGGCCGAGATCGAGGGCAGCGCCGCGAAGGCCGGCGACGAGTTCCGGTACCACTACGAGGACCTGCACCGCTGCACGATCCGGGTGACCGAGTCGGTCCCCGGCGAGAAGGTCACCTGGCACGTGGTGGACAACTACTTCTCGTTCGTCAAGGACAGCTCCGAGTGGGTCGACACGACGATGACCTTCGACATCTCGGAGGAGGGTGGCAAGACCAAGGTCGTCTTCACCCACCACGGCCTGGTGCCCGAGTTCGAGTGCTACAACGCCTGCCAGGAGGGGTGGGGCAACTACATCAACGGCAGCCTCAAGGACCTGATCGGCAAGGGCCAGGGCGCCCCCAACGCCACGGGCCAGGCGCAGACCACCGCTGAGGTGGAGCTCGGATCGGCCAGCCGCTGA